TGTCATCTTGTAAAAAAATCCCTGAGAGGCAAGTCAAAGTCTTTAGAAGAATGTGGGGCTTTGATAAAGACTGCTTTCGAGCAAGTGAATACCTATGTATATAAAATGGGACGTTCTTCTAGCGATTTTAAGGGAATGGGTACAACTCTTTGTTCAATTTACCTCTCCGAAACAGGTGTTGTTTTTGCTCATGTTGGAGATAGTCGCATTTATCGCTACCGGAAAGGCAGTTTAGAACAAATTACAAAGGATCATTCGCTCATTTGCGAGCTGGTAGAATTAGGCCAAATTAATGAACTGCAAGCCACGCAGTTTATTTATAAAAACATTATTACAAGAGCTATTGGAACAGAGCCTTACGTTGAACCAACAATTCATTTTGCCGATATCGTTGAAGAGGATATCTATCTTTTATGCTCTGATGGCTTATCAGATCTTCTCTCTTTACAAGAGATTGAAGCTATTATAAAAAAAGAAACATTTCTCTCTTGTGCAGCCAAAAAGCTAGTTGATGCTTCTAAAGCCAAGGGAGGCCATGATAATATTACTGTTGTCATGGTAAAAGTATCCGAAGAAAATGAAAAACAAAGAGAAGATCTATCTTGATAATAACGCCACAACTTTTCTTGACCCAGCCGTAAAAGAAGCGCTTACCCGCCTTCTTGAAAAACCTCTTGGAAATCCTTCAAGTTTACACACATTTGGACAAGAAGCACGATCACTTATTGAAGGCTACCGCCGTAAGGTTGCAAATTACTTCGCTGTCCGTCCCCATGAAATTATTTTCACTTCAAGTGGTTCCGAATCGATGAATTTTCTGATTAAAGGCTATCTGGAGGGCCTTCAATCAGGACATGTGATTACTTCTAATATCGAACATTCTTGTGTGAAAAAAGCTTTAGTAGAGCATGAAAAAAGAGGGTTACAGGTTACTTATCTTCCAACAGGATTGCATGGCGCTATTGATCCTCAAAAGCTTAAGGAAGCCATTTTGCCTGAAACAAGACTTATTGTTTTAATGGCGGCAAATAACGAAACGGGAGTTAAAAATGACATTAATCAAGTGGCTGACATCGCAAGAAAAGCCTCTATTCCTTTTGTTGTAGACGGCGTGGCCCTTTTAGGAAAAGAGCCCATTGCTATTCCTGAAGGAGTAGTAGGGATGGGATTTAGTGGCCATAAAATCCATGCTCTTCCAGGGGTCGGGGTGGCTTTTGTGAAATTGCGATCCAAGCCCAAACCCCTTATCTACGGCAATCAAGAATATGGCTTAAGAGGAGGAACAGAGAATTTAACTGGTATTGCTTCCTTTGCTCAGGCAATCGATCTACTTGATAGCGATAAGATGGTATCAATGGCTGCACTAAGAGATCGATTTGAAAATGAAATCATGGAGCGCATTCTTGATGTTCGAAGAAATGGCCTTGGCCCTCGTATTAGTAATACAAGCAATTTATCTTTTGCAGGCGTTGATGGAGAAAGCTTTCTTATTGCACTTGATCAAGAAGGAATAGCCGCAAGCCACGGCTCCGCTTGCTCTGCTGGCGCTCTTGAGCCCTCTCCCGTTCTGTTAAACATGGGGATTCCTTTGGGCGTTGTGCATTCCTCGATTCGGTTTTCTTTGAGTCGATTCACAACCGAAGAGGAGATAAGTAGAGCCGTCGAGGTAATCGAAAGGCTGGTTTTCAAATTCCGTAAATAATAGACTTTTTGCATGACTTGCTTTGCTTGAAAAAATTGATCATTTTTAGTAAGCAAAGCAAGTTATATAAGAGGTCTAATTTAAAAAATGACTTTTAATTAAGAAACTTAAGCCATTTTTGTTTTTACAGAAACCGTTTTTATTCCAATAAGAGTGGCCTCTTTAATTGTGAATTCAAAGGGAGAAATTAGGACTGTTTCTCCTCCTTCTGGTGCATGTTCCAACAAGGAAAGCAATAAATCGGAGATAGTGTCTTCTGCTTCTCCTGGCAATGTCACCCCAAATTCTGCCTGAAAATCCGCTAAGGTCATCTTTCCCGGAACAGTCCTGTCAACAAGGGTGAGAGGCGTGGTTTCCTTTTTTTTGATAGGGCGTACTTTTCCAAATATCACCTCAACAACATCTTCAAAATTTAAAAACCCCTTAGCTTTACCAGAAGTACCTAATACAATAGCGACATGTTCGCTATTTCTTCTAAATTGCTTAATGATTTGAAATAGTGGGGTTTGCTCCGTAACATACCAGGGAGGCTTGCAAAAATCCTTTACTTTCCTATTTCCTGGAACTCTAATCAGTTCTCTGACGAAAGCAATACCAATAATGTTAGCAACATCTTTATGGTAGACGAGGAAATAGGGGAGAGGATTTTTAGGAAGTAAGCGCATTTTTTCAATAGTAAGATGAGAAGAAATAAGAGGCTGCGCTTCTAGGGAAGTCATGATGTGCTTGGCGGCTTTATCTTTAAAACGGAAAATATTTGTCGTGATGACATTTAATTCTTCATTTTTGCTGGAACTGCTTTTGTCTTCGTCATGCTCTTCAATAACTTTCTGAAGCTCATCCTGAGTGAGGAAAAGTTCTGGATGCGGCTCTTGCCCTCCAACTAAAAAATTGGCAAATTTAGAAATGATGCCTAAAATCCAGACAAAGGGTGCAAGAATTTTAGAGGTAATATAAAGAACTGGAGCCCCTAGCAAAGCAACATGCTCTGGGTATCTTCTTGCGGCAAACATTGGCGCTAGCTCACCAAAAATAATCACGATGATAATTTGACTTAAAGGTGCCCAATCGGGACTCAAATGGATAGCTTGATGGAATTGTCTGGAGCATTCGGATCCAACGATTGTGGCCACATTGACTGCGATGAGCGTCGTTCCAAAGAGACGAGAAGGATTGTGCAATAGATAGCTTAGCCATTCCGCCCTCTTGCTTCCTTGTTTCACTAGAAATTGAAGCCTCATCTTATTAAATGAGACGCAGGCCATCTCCTCCATAGAAAAGAAAGCCAGGAGAACGACTGTAGAAAAATTAAAAAATAACCAAAAAAATGCCAATTCCATAGATTACTTCAATTTGCGAATAAAGAGTCTAGTTATGCGATTGGGGCTTGCAGCAAGAATTTGAAATAAAAATCCTTCACTTTGCCACTTTGTGCCGCTTTTGGGAATGGTTCCTAGCTGTTCCGTAATCCAACCCCCAATTGTCAGCATGCTATTACTTTTGAGGCGGGCGTCAAAGTAGCCATTAAATTCAGCAAGTTCCCATTTACCACTTGAGATCACCTCGTTTTTTCCTGCCTTAACATATAATGGTTGCTGATCTCTCGGGTCTTCAATATCGCCGACAACCACTTCGATTAGATCTTCCTTGGTAATTAAACCAGAAATAGAGCCATATTCATCGACAACAAGAGCAAATACTTCGCCTTTCTCATCGAACCTTTTTAAAAGCATTCTAGAATGCATCGTT
This genomic interval from Chlamydiales bacterium STE3 contains the following:
- a CDS encoding putative protein phosphatase 2C-type (Product derived from UniProtKB/Swiss-Prot:Q5XAP6;EC number derived from UniProtKB/Swiss-Prot:Q5XAP6); this translates as MVVRLMSLKISSSGLSDVGLVRQNNEDVWAEIPGLHFYALADGMGGHQAGEIAAREAIDSLCHLVKKSLRGKSKSLEECGALIKTAFEQVNTYVYKMGRSSSDFKGMGTTLCSIYLSETGVVFAHVGDSRIYRYRKGSLEQITKDHSLICELVELGQINELQATQFIYKNIITRAIGTEPYVEPTIHFADIVEEDIYLLCSDGLSDLLSLQEIEAIIKKETFLSCAAKKLVDASKAKGGHDNITVVMVKVSEENEKQREDLS
- a CDS encoding Cysteine desulfurase IscS (Product derived from UniProtKB/Swiss-Prot:B8DZS1;Gene name derived from UniProtKB/Swiss-Prot:B8DZS1;EC number derived from UniProtKB/Swiss-Prot:B8DZS1) — encoded protein: MKNKEKIYLDNNATTFLDPAVKEALTRLLEKPLGNPSSLHTFGQEARSLIEGYRRKVANYFAVRPHEIIFTSSGSESMNFLIKGYLEGLQSGHVITSNIEHSCVKKALVEHEKRGLQVTYLPTGLHGAIDPQKLKEAILPETRLIVLMAANNETGVKNDINQVADIARKASIPFVVDGVALLGKEPIAIPEGVVGMGFSGHKIHALPGVGVAFVKLRSKPKPLIYGNQEYGLRGGTENLTGIASFAQAIDLLDSDKMVSMAALRDRFENEIMERILDVRRNGLGPRISNTSNLSFAGVDGESFLIALDQEGIAASHGSACSAGALEPSPVLLNMGIPLGVVHSSIRFSLSRFTTEEEISRAVEVIERLVFKFRK
- a CDS encoding Uncharacterized protein (Product derived from UniProtKB/Trembl:F8KY33), which translates into the protein MELAFFWLFFNFSTVVLLAFFSMEEMACVSFNKMRLQFLVKQGSKRAEWLSYLLHNPSRLFGTTLIAVNVATIVGSECSRQFHQAIHLSPDWAPLSQIIIVIIFGELAPMFAARRYPEHVALLGAPVLYITSKILAPFVWILGIISKFANFLVGGQEPHPELFLTQDELQKVIEEHDEDKSSSSKNEELNVITTNIFRFKDKAAKHIMTSLEAQPLISSHLTIEKMRLLPKNPLPYFLVYHKDVANIIGIAFVRELIRVPGNRKVKDFCKPPWYVTEQTPLFQIIKQFRRNSEHVAIVLGTSGKAKGFLNFEDVVEVIFGKVRPIKKKETTPLTLVDRTVPGKMTLADFQAEFGVTLPGEAEDTISDLLLSLLEHAPEGGETVLISPFEFTIKEATLIGIKTVSVKTKMA